The Microbacterium paraoxydans genome includes a window with the following:
- a CDS encoding endo-beta-N-acetylglucosaminidase H, translated as MSSSPARSSRLRRGIAAAAAFAAAGAAALAASTAAVADAAAADPKLAVYVEVNSNDLANVADYTLAESGRPAVDLAMIFAANINYDGEQAVLHLNDRVTETLQDAQNQIRPLQAQGTKVLLSVLGNHQGAGFANFTSYADADAFAAQLADTVTAYGLDGIDFDDEWSNYGANGTPQPNPQSFGWLASALRDRLGPDKLITLYAIGPSYTTTDFGLFDAGSVLDHAWNPYYPTYDAPTVPGLDDRGRLGAAAIDLANTSATTAADFAQRTVADGYGVYVAYNLTATNQSAYLSGITEALKGEATVYRAAAQ; from the coding sequence ATGAGTTCCTCACCCGCACGATCGTCCCGCCTGAGAAGAGGTATCGCGGCAGCAGCGGCGTTCGCCGCCGCCGGAGCCGCCGCCCTCGCCGCCTCGACCGCGGCGGTCGCCGATGCCGCCGCTGCCGACCCGAAGCTCGCCGTCTACGTCGAGGTGAACTCGAACGATTTAGCGAACGTCGCGGACTACACGCTCGCCGAGTCGGGCCGTCCCGCGGTCGATCTGGCCATGATCTTCGCCGCGAACATCAACTACGACGGGGAGCAGGCGGTCCTCCACCTCAACGACCGGGTCACCGAGACGCTGCAGGATGCGCAGAACCAGATCCGTCCGCTGCAGGCCCAGGGCACCAAGGTGCTGCTGTCGGTGCTCGGAAACCACCAGGGGGCCGGCTTCGCGAACTTCACGTCGTACGCGGATGCCGACGCCTTCGCCGCGCAGCTCGCCGACACCGTGACCGCCTACGGCCTCGACGGCATCGACTTCGACGACGAGTGGAGCAACTACGGGGCGAACGGCACCCCGCAGCCGAACCCGCAGTCCTTCGGCTGGCTGGCCTCTGCGTTGCGCGACCGGCTCGGGCCGGACAAGCTCATCACGCTGTATGCGATCGGCCCGTCCTACACGACCACGGACTTCGGTCTCTTCGACGCCGGCAGCGTGCTCGATCACGCCTGGAACCCGTACTACCCGACCTACGACGCTCCCACCGTGCCGGGCCTGGACGACCGTGGTCGGCTCGGGGCCGCGGCCATCGACCTCGCGAACACGAGTGCCACGACGGCCGCCGACTTCGCTCAGCGCACGGTGGCCGACGGGTACGGCGTCTATGTCGCATACAACCTCACCGCGACGAACCAGTCGGCCTACCTCTCCGGCATCACCGAGGCGCTGAAGGGCGAGGCGACCGTCTACCGCGCAGCGGCGCAGTGA
- a CDS encoding glycoside hydrolase domain-containing protein, whose amino-acid sequence MNAPQLRPASGPADPPSSRPHAGVLPGVVFAYTFDPSHGAQRIDVPGLDGIALTPDTVLHWAFYADGPAATLAPWAALAVAVDVRSADGSRLSDIAAVRDRYDFPLTAEGQFAARWSMPEQWNADSVALAPLAVGRGTGTVELVFGTADLATAPDVPAEVSGFVQVRVEERPGPGDLPPVERVDTRRGSHSGPRFSRGNTIPAVAVPHGFTFVTPATDAADPRWPYRPFVHDDPPGRRLEALQFSHQPSPWIGDRSVLQLMPFRGTPTSDRAARRRWIVPESERARPHEYAANLGDGLQVEMTATSHAAAFRVRCDDPHAAVGFVIDQLTDDGRLTFTDAGFEGWIPEGPEDWGNAPRCYFAGTVRSTSDVACGALDDDGRAQVAGFVRAGGAIEVRVGVSFLSVAQARHSLALEAPPTVPYDELRARAATAWNRLLGRVTIPPLPEAERPFRGLADEEQRARIAAALHRMHLYPNTAAENAGTADTPEWRFADVFAPRTAFGETTTGAPVAEGELVVNNGYWDTYRTEWPALALLDPALAGRLLDGQLAQYRRGGWMARWSAPGYVDSMVGTSSDQIYADAARWDVPFDRETAFESGWRHACEPGPDPRRGRKGIGRGRFLGFIPSDVPEGMSWSIENAVSDAALGRFAARLAASATDQAARYRAFARYFANRSRAARVLFDPASGFFRGRAADGSFAPDFDPRVWGGDNVETNAWGMSIGTVHDGPGLAALHGGRTGLGRHLDALFAEPETADERFGGAYGTVIHEQREARAQRSGMCALSNQPAHHIPFMYAFSDRPWHSAGLVHGLARRLFAGAHIGQGFPGDEDNGEMSAWWLWAALGLYPLELAAGSLRIGSPLSDDIRVARGDGSSLRIRSRRSSPEAHVLEDARLDGRPLPTADLPIDALQGDAVLELVFGTDPARALESGEDALDAEPWHRDLTGGEGEAVASADVREARHLFDDGDPRGDEGVRLSEGSWVGWRFPSPRGLTDITLTSREPVAAGVLRGEVEGADGRWRPLTTTHLEDLAPDRTTPFALETRVVTSAVRMRAEAEVTLRQIELFDLD is encoded by the coding sequence GTGAACGCGCCGCAGCTCCGCCCGGCCTCCGGTCCCGCGGATCCTCCGTCGTCGCGCCCGCACGCCGGAGTGCTCCCCGGAGTCGTCTTCGCGTACACGTTCGACCCCTCCCACGGCGCGCAGCGGATCGATGTCCCCGGCCTCGACGGCATCGCCCTCACCCCGGACACCGTGCTGCACTGGGCGTTCTACGCCGACGGCCCCGCCGCGACCCTCGCCCCCTGGGCCGCGCTCGCGGTCGCCGTCGACGTGCGGAGCGCCGACGGCAGCCGGCTGAGCGACATCGCCGCCGTCCGCGACCGCTACGACTTCCCGCTCACGGCCGAGGGGCAGTTCGCCGCCCGGTGGAGCATGCCCGAGCAGTGGAACGCCGACAGCGTCGCCCTCGCGCCCCTCGCCGTCGGGAGGGGCACGGGCACGGTCGAGCTCGTCTTCGGTACCGCCGATCTCGCGACCGCGCCGGATGTGCCCGCCGAGGTCAGCGGCTTCGTCCAGGTCCGCGTCGAGGAGCGCCCTGGCCCCGGCGATCTCCCGCCCGTCGAGCGGGTCGACACCCGGCGCGGCTCCCACTCCGGCCCCCGCTTCTCCCGCGGGAACACGATCCCGGCGGTCGCCGTGCCGCACGGCTTCACCTTCGTCACGCCCGCGACCGACGCGGCGGATCCGCGCTGGCCCTATCGCCCGTTCGTGCATGACGATCCCCCGGGGCGGCGTCTCGAAGCCCTGCAGTTCTCGCACCAGCCCAGCCCGTGGATCGGCGACCGCTCGGTGCTCCAGCTCATGCCGTTCCGGGGCACGCCGACGTCGGACAGGGCGGCCCGGCGTCGCTGGATCGTCCCCGAGAGCGAGCGGGCCCGCCCGCACGAGTACGCCGCGAACCTCGGCGACGGGCTGCAGGTCGAGATGACCGCGACCTCGCATGCCGCCGCGTTCCGCGTGCGGTGCGACGACCCGCACGCCGCCGTGGGGTTCGTGATCGACCAGCTCACGGACGACGGCCGACTCACCTTCACCGACGCCGGCTTCGAGGGCTGGATCCCCGAGGGGCCCGAGGACTGGGGGAACGCGCCGCGCTGCTACTTCGCCGGGACCGTGCGCAGCACGTCGGACGTCGCTTGCGGCGCCCTGGACGACGACGGACGCGCCCAGGTCGCGGGCTTCGTCCGCGCCGGGGGTGCCATCGAGGTGCGGGTCGGGGTCTCGTTCCTCTCCGTCGCGCAGGCTCGGCACAGCCTCGCCCTCGAGGCCCCTCCCACCGTTCCCTACGACGAGCTCCGCGCCCGCGCGGCCACCGCGTGGAACCGCCTGCTCGGACGCGTGACGATCCCTCCGCTCCCCGAGGCCGAACGTCCGTTCCGCGGCCTGGCCGACGAGGAGCAGCGCGCCCGGATCGCCGCCGCACTCCACCGGATGCACCTGTATCCGAACACGGCGGCGGAGAACGCGGGCACCGCGGACACGCCGGAATGGCGGTTCGCCGACGTGTTCGCGCCCCGGACCGCCTTCGGAGAGACCACCACGGGAGCGCCGGTCGCGGAGGGCGAGCTCGTCGTCAACAACGGCTACTGGGACACGTACCGCACCGAGTGGCCCGCGCTCGCGCTCCTCGACCCCGCGCTGGCCGGGCGCCTGCTGGACGGGCAGCTCGCCCAGTATCGCCGCGGCGGCTGGATGGCCCGCTGGAGCGCCCCCGGGTACGTCGACAGCATGGTCGGCACCTCGAGCGACCAGATCTACGCCGACGCCGCGCGGTGGGACGTGCCCTTCGACCGGGAGACGGCGTTCGAGAGCGGGTGGCGCCACGCGTGCGAGCCGGGACCCGATCCGCGACGGGGTCGCAAGGGCATCGGCCGCGGGCGCTTCCTCGGCTTCATCCCGTCCGATGTGCCGGAGGGGATGAGCTGGAGCATCGAGAACGCCGTGAGCGACGCCGCCCTCGGGCGGTTCGCCGCCCGGCTCGCGGCATCAGCGACGGACCAGGCCGCGCGCTATCGGGCCTTCGCGCGGTACTTCGCGAATCGCTCCCGCGCGGCGCGCGTGCTCTTCGACCCGGCGTCCGGATTCTTCCGCGGTCGCGCGGCGGACGGCTCGTTCGCGCCGGATTTCGATCCTCGGGTCTGGGGTGGCGACAACGTCGAGACGAACGCCTGGGGCATGTCGATCGGCACGGTGCACGACGGGCCGGGACTCGCGGCGCTGCACGGCGGGCGGACCGGACTCGGCCGGCACCTCGACGCCCTCTTCGCGGAGCCGGAGACCGCCGACGAGCGCTTCGGCGGTGCGTACGGCACGGTCATCCACGAGCAGCGCGAAGCCCGCGCCCAGCGGTCGGGCATGTGCGCCCTGTCGAATCAACCGGCCCACCACATCCCCTTCATGTACGCCTTCAGCGACCGGCCGTGGCACAGCGCGGGCCTCGTGCACGGCCTCGCGCGCCGCCTCTTCGCCGGTGCGCACATCGGCCAGGGATTCCCCGGCGACGAGGATAACGGAGAGATGAGCGCCTGGTGGCTCTGGGCCGCGCTCGGCCTGTATCCCCTGGAGCTCGCGGCGGGGTCTCTGCGCATCGGGTCGCCGCTCTCGGACGACATCCGGGTCGCGCGCGGAGACGGCTCGTCGCTGCGCATCCGCTCGCGACGGAGCTCCCCCGAAGCCCACGTGCTGGAGGACGCCCGGCTGGACGGACGCCCTCTGCCCACCGCCGACCTGCCAATAGACGCGCTCCAGGGAGATGCGGTGCTCGAGCTCGTGTTCGGCACGGACCCGGCGCGCGCGCTGGAGAGCGGGGAGGACGCGCTCGACGCGGAGCCGTGGCACCGCGACCTCACGGGCGGAGAGGGAGAGGCCGTCGCCTCCGCGGATGTCCGCGAGGCGCGGCACCTGTTCGACGATGGCGACCCGCGGGGTGACGAGGGCGTCCGGCTGTCGGAAGGCTCGTGGGTGGGCTGGCGATTCCCCTCGCCCCGCGGCCTCACCGACATCACCCTCACGAGCCGCGAGCCCGTCGCGGCCGGTGTGCTGCGCGGGGAGGTGGAGGGGGCCGACGGTCGCTGGCGCCCGCTCACCACGACGCACCTCGAAGACCTGGCGCCCGATCGCACGACGCCGTTCGCTCTGGAGACGCGGGTCGTGACCTCGGCCGTCCGCATGCGCGCGGAGGCCGAGGTCACGCTCCGTCAGATCGAGCTCTTCGATCTGGACTGA
- a CDS encoding FGGY-family carbohydrate kinase, which translates to MRCTLGVDIGTSSSKGVLVDPAGTILATATRAHDVSRPQSGWVEMDGRIWWDEFVELATDLLAAVPDAEVVGVGVSGMGPCVLLTDEDDEPVRPAILYGVDTRSTAQIERMTAELGVEEITRVGGSTLTSQAGGPKLAWVADEEPESWQRARRLYMPASWLARKLTGAYVLDHQSASQVSPLYDIEREQWHDPWWQRFAGTIEQPPLRWAGEIAGTVTAAAADLTGLPEGTPVITGTIDAWTEAVSVGAHEVGDLMLMYGTTMFLVATGEQTLRTPSMWTTAGAFAGTRNLAGGLSTSGALTAWLKDLSGADYPALLAEAEESGPGANGLLMLPYFAGERTPIQDPDARGVIAGLTLRHTRGDLYRAALEATALGVRHNVETMRAAGADIRRIVAVGGGTQGRLWLQIVSDITGLVQEVPQTTIGASYGAAFLAATATAADGAAPAITDWNPIADTVRPDEALRPFADALFDRYVRLYDGSKDVVHELAAAQRDGSPTPSTPENS; encoded by the coding sequence ATGCGCTGCACCCTCGGGGTGGACATCGGCACGTCCAGCAGCAAGGGCGTCCTCGTGGACCCCGCCGGCACGATCCTCGCGACGGCGACCCGCGCGCACGATGTCTCCCGTCCGCAGTCCGGATGGGTCGAGATGGACGGCCGGATCTGGTGGGACGAGTTCGTCGAGCTGGCCACCGACCTTCTCGCCGCGGTCCCCGACGCGGAGGTCGTGGGCGTCGGCGTGAGCGGCATGGGCCCGTGCGTCCTGCTCACCGACGAGGACGACGAGCCCGTGCGCCCCGCGATCCTCTACGGTGTGGACACCCGTTCCACGGCGCAGATCGAGCGCATGACGGCGGAGCTCGGCGTCGAGGAGATCACCCGCGTGGGTGGCTCGACGCTCACCTCGCAGGCCGGTGGGCCGAAGCTCGCCTGGGTCGCCGACGAAGAGCCGGAGTCCTGGCAGCGCGCGCGGCGGCTCTACATGCCCGCCTCCTGGCTGGCCCGCAAGCTCACCGGCGCCTACGTCCTCGACCACCAGTCGGCCAGCCAGGTCTCGCCGCTGTACGACATCGAGCGCGAGCAGTGGCACGACCCCTGGTGGCAGCGGTTCGCCGGGACGATCGAGCAGCCCCCGCTGCGCTGGGCCGGGGAGATCGCGGGCACCGTGACCGCCGCTGCAGCGGACCTGACCGGCCTGCCCGAGGGGACTCCGGTCATCACCGGCACGATCGACGCCTGGACCGAGGCGGTGAGCGTCGGCGCCCATGAGGTCGGCGACCTCATGCTGATGTACGGCACGACGATGTTCCTCGTCGCGACCGGGGAGCAGACGCTCCGCACGCCCTCGATGTGGACGACGGCCGGCGCCTTCGCGGGCACGCGCAACCTCGCCGGCGGGTTGTCCACATCCGGAGCGCTCACCGCGTGGCTGAAGGACCTCTCCGGCGCCGACTACCCGGCGCTGCTCGCCGAGGCGGAGGAGTCGGGTCCCGGCGCGAACGGCCTGCTGATGCTGCCGTACTTCGCCGGTGAGCGCACCCCGATCCAGGATCCCGACGCCCGCGGCGTCATCGCCGGGCTCACCCTCCGGCACACCCGAGGAGACCTCTATCGCGCGGCCCTCGAGGCCACCGCGCTGGGCGTGCGCCACAACGTCGAGACCATGCGAGCCGCCGGCGCCGACATTCGCCGCATCGTGGCGGTCGGCGGCGGCACGCAGGGACGGCTGTGGCTGCAGATCGTCTCGGACATCACCGGGCTCGTGCAGGAGGTGCCGCAGACGACGATCGGCGCGAGCTACGGGGCCGCCTTCCTCGCGGCGACCGCCACGGCCGCCGACGGGGCCGCGCCCGCGATCACCGACTGGAACCCCATCGCCGACACCGTCCGCCCGGACGAGGCGCTGCGTCCTTTCGCGGACGCCCTCTTCGACCGCTACGTGCGCCTGTACGACGGCTCGAAGGACGTCGTCCATGAACTCGCCGCCGCCCAGCGCGACGGATCCCCCACCCCCTCGACCCCGGAGAACTCATGA
- a CDS encoding fucose isomerase: MTAYTLPTPASRPTAAPKTAYLIASGDLRESANTGGWPTQVELEAGVTGVLNDLGWTVVRANEVDPETGHGFISSQRMGLEVFKNIPVDAPLIVAEAVWQYSHHVLAGLRTHEGPILTVANFAGDWPGLVGLLGLNAGLTKMDKPYATIWSVDFTDDWFRDGIREWTETGAITHDASHVRPLPALPDSPEKQLGEALAAELRAEKAIIGVFDEGCMGMYNAIFDDELLNQTGIYKERLSQSALYAEMLNVTEEEADAAYDWLIERGMTFRYGEDAATELTREQVQWQLKMYIAALRIADDFGLDAVGIQYQQGLKDLVPASDLAEGILNSTERPPVTSRDGSRVLHEGRAFPHFNEADEGVAVDALVTDRVWRAMGLVPDNTLHDVRWGEDYDGQFVWVYEISGSVPASHLGGWQNAEGWRQGHVFFPAGGATINGVSKPGEVVLSRVFIAEGVLQADIFRASVVELPAEETQRRKDATNPEWPIAHVVLHGISRDQFMARHKANHAQLVYAPDAETADRALIAKAAMFDGMGIKVNLVGDVAI; the protein is encoded by the coding sequence ATGACCGCCTATACCCTGCCCACCCCGGCATCCCGTCCCACCGCTGCGCCGAAGACCGCGTACCTGATCGCCTCCGGCGACCTGCGCGAGTCGGCCAACACGGGCGGCTGGCCCACCCAGGTCGAGCTCGAGGCCGGGGTCACCGGCGTGCTGAACGACCTCGGCTGGACGGTCGTCCGCGCCAATGAGGTCGACCCGGAGACCGGTCACGGCTTCATCTCCAGCCAGCGCATGGGTCTCGAGGTGTTCAAGAACATCCCCGTCGACGCGCCGCTCATCGTCGCCGAGGCCGTCTGGCAGTACTCGCACCACGTGCTCGCGGGCCTCCGCACGCACGAGGGCCCGATCCTCACGGTGGCGAACTTCGCGGGTGACTGGCCCGGCCTCGTCGGCCTCCTCGGCCTCAACGCGGGCCTGACGAAGATGGACAAGCCGTACGCGACGATCTGGTCGGTCGACTTCACCGACGACTGGTTCCGCGACGGCATCCGGGAGTGGACGGAGACCGGCGCCATCACCCACGATGCCTCCCACGTGCGTCCGCTCCCCGCACTGCCGGACAGCCCGGAGAAGCAGCTCGGCGAGGCGCTCGCCGCGGAGCTGCGCGCCGAGAAGGCCATCATCGGCGTCTTCGACGAGGGCTGCATGGGCATGTACAACGCCATCTTCGACGACGAGCTCCTCAACCAGACCGGCATCTACAAGGAGCGCCTGTCGCAGTCGGCTCTCTACGCGGAGATGCTGAACGTCACTGAGGAGGAGGCCGACGCCGCCTACGACTGGCTGATCGAGCGCGGCATGACCTTCCGCTACGGCGAGGACGCCGCGACCGAGCTCACCCGCGAGCAGGTGCAGTGGCAGCTGAAGATGTACATCGCCGCCCTCCGCATCGCCGACGACTTCGGCCTCGACGCGGTCGGCATCCAGTACCAGCAGGGCTTGAAGGATCTCGTTCCGGCGTCGGACCTGGCGGAGGGCATCCTGAACTCCACCGAGCGCCCGCCGGTGACCTCGCGCGACGGCTCCCGCGTGCTGCACGAGGGGCGCGCGTTCCCGCATTTCAACGAGGCCGACGAGGGCGTCGCCGTCGATGCGCTCGTGACCGACCGCGTCTGGCGGGCGATGGGGCTCGTCCCCGACAACACTCTCCACGACGTCCGTTGGGGCGAGGACTACGACGGGCAGTTCGTGTGGGTGTACGAGATCTCCGGCTCGGTGCCGGCCTCTCACCTCGGCGGCTGGCAGAACGCGGAGGGGTGGCGCCAGGGTCACGTGTTCTTCCCCGCGGGCGGCGCCACGATCAACGGCGTCTCGAAGCCCGGCGAGGTCGTGCTCTCCCGGGTGTTCATCGCCGAGGGCGTCCTGCAGGCGGACATCTTCCGGGCGTCGGTCGTCGAGCTGCCGGCGGAGGAGACGCAGCGCCGGAAGGACGCCACGAACCCGGAGTGGCCGATCGCCCATGTGGTGCTGCACGGCATCTCGCGCGACCAGTTCATGGCGCGGCACAAGGCGAACCACGCGCAGCTCGTCTACGCGCCCGACGCCGAGACCGCGGACAGGGCGCTGATCGCGAAGGCCGCGATGTTCGACGGCATGGGCATCAAGGTCAACCTCGTCGGCGACGTGGCGATCTGA
- a CDS encoding heavy metal translocating P-type ATPase, producing MRALRLLWRYPVITLTVLVFAVVGALHAAGEETIGRWVATIFVAAVVVWTLIGMVRDVLRGHVGLDILAVVAMVATLAVGEYIAALIIVLMLSGGEALEDFAGRRAKRDLSALLDRSPRSAHVLTHPEDADSDAAREVPVDDVAVGDVLLVRPAEIIPVDGELLTDSASFDESSLTGESLPVTRGAGDEVLSGAINGSRAIRLRALRTGADSQYQQIVALVAQAESSHAPIVRLADRFAIPFTAVALVLAGTAWALSGDATRFAEVLVLATPCPLLIAAPVAFLGGLSRAAKSGVIMKSGAVIEQIARVRSAAFDKTGTLTQGRPELVDVRPAQGFDADEILRLAASAEQYSSHVLADGIRRAAAARGLALHGATEASETATNGVSATIGGRAVVVGKPAYVASLAPDTVRAELAPGQAAAYVAVDGRFAGVLVLADAARPEAPAVISWLRTHEVDRLAMLTGDVETTAASIGRQVGIDEIHAELLPPEKVRLAAEMQPRPVLMVGDGVNDAPVLAAADIGIAMGAKGATAAGDAADVVILVDSLAKVVDAVAIGRHTLRVALTAIWIGIGLSVGLMVVAMTGAIPAVVGALVQELVDLATILYALRALSGPPSDLRPSAVPLRNTVTA from the coding sequence ATGCGCGCCCTCCGACTCCTCTGGCGGTATCCGGTCATCACGCTCACGGTCCTGGTCTTCGCCGTGGTCGGGGCGCTCCACGCCGCAGGCGAAGAGACCATCGGCCGATGGGTCGCGACGATCTTCGTGGCTGCGGTGGTCGTGTGGACGCTCATCGGCATGGTCCGCGACGTGCTCCGCGGCCACGTCGGACTCGACATCCTCGCGGTCGTCGCCATGGTGGCGACACTCGCGGTGGGCGAGTACATCGCGGCGCTCATCATCGTCCTCATGCTCTCCGGGGGCGAGGCGCTGGAGGACTTCGCGGGCCGCCGGGCCAAGCGCGACCTCTCCGCTCTGCTGGATCGCTCGCCGCGCAGCGCCCATGTGCTGACACACCCCGAGGATGCGGACTCGGACGCGGCGAGGGAGGTGCCGGTCGACGATGTGGCCGTGGGCGACGTGCTTCTCGTCCGCCCGGCGGAGATCATCCCCGTGGACGGTGAACTGCTCACGGACAGCGCGTCGTTCGACGAATCCTCGCTCACGGGCGAGAGCCTGCCCGTGACGCGCGGCGCGGGCGACGAGGTGCTGTCTGGCGCGATCAACGGCAGCCGGGCCATCCGCCTCCGTGCCCTCCGCACCGGCGCCGACAGCCAGTACCAGCAGATCGTCGCCCTGGTCGCCCAGGCCGAGTCCTCCCACGCGCCCATCGTGCGCCTCGCCGACCGGTTCGCGATCCCGTTCACCGCCGTCGCGCTCGTGCTCGCGGGGACGGCCTGGGCGCTCTCCGGCGACGCCACGCGGTTCGCCGAAGTGCTCGTGCTGGCGACGCCCTGTCCCCTGCTGATCGCCGCTCCCGTCGCCTTCCTCGGCGGACTCTCCCGGGCGGCGAAGTCGGGCGTCATCATGAAGAGCGGTGCGGTGATCGAGCAGATCGCGCGCGTGCGCTCCGCGGCGTTCGACAAGACCGGGACGCTCACCCAGGGGAGGCCGGAGCTCGTCGACGTGCGTCCGGCACAGGGCTTCGATGCGGATGAGATCCTGAGACTCGCCGCCTCGGCCGAGCAGTACTCCTCGCACGTGCTCGCCGACGGCATCCGCCGCGCCGCCGCCGCCCGAGGCCTGGCGCTGCACGGGGCGACGGAGGCGAGCGAGACCGCGACGAACGGGGTGTCCGCGACGATCGGCGGCCGCGCGGTTGTCGTCGGCAAGCCGGCGTATGTGGCGTCCCTCGCCCCGGACACCGTACGGGCGGAGCTCGCGCCGGGACAGGCCGCCGCCTATGTCGCCGTGGACGGACGGTTCGCGGGGGTCCTGGTCCTCGCCGATGCCGCCCGCCCGGAGGCACCGGCCGTGATCTCGTGGCTGCGGACGCACGAGGTCGACCGGCTCGCGATGCTGACCGGGGATGTGGAGACCACCGCGGCGTCGATCGGACGGCAGGTCGGGATCGACGAGATCCACGCCGAACTCCTGCCGCCCGAGAAGGTGCGTCTGGCCGCCGAGATGCAACCACGGCCTGTGCTGATGGTCGGCGACGGTGTGAACGACGCGCCGGTGCTGGCAGCGGCCGACATCGGCATCGCGATGGGCGCGAAGGGAGCGACGGCCGCCGGGGACGCCGCCGACGTCGTCATCCTCGTGGATTCGCTCGCCAAGGTCGTCGACGCCGTCGCGATCGGACGGCACACCCTCCGCGTCGCCCTCACCGCGATCTGGATCGGGATCGGGCTGAGCGTGGGGCTGATGGTCGTCGCGATGACCGGCGCCATCCCCGCGGTCGTCGGCGCGCTGGTCCAGGAGCTCGTCGACCTCGCGACGATCCTCTACGCCCTGCGCGCGCTGAGCGGCCCGCCGAGCGATCTCCGCCCCTCCGCCGTGCCGCTGCGGAATACCGTGACGGCCTGA
- a CDS encoding LacI family DNA-binding transcriptional regulator — translation MATIYDVARRAGVSPATVSRVFNGTSVSEEKAAAVRAAAEELRFTPNRTARTLRTQSSEVIALVIPDIENPYFTEMARGVEDAASEAGYSVVLCNSDAQAEKEATYLRIAIAENMSGVIIATADEHSDLGPVRATGRPVVAVDRRTDADIDGVVMANREAGAAATQSLLDAGYRRIAYIGGPAHIDTAAERAEGWREALSAMDSDHDLSSLQRFATFRVDGGRAAMEELLALPEPPDAVVAGNNLIGVGAIQVLTEHGLTPPQLGVAVIGSLPFTTLSPSAVTVVRLPARLMGVTAARMLLDRIKGDEQPARTIVLSGEVQRAAARA, via the coding sequence ATGGCCACGATCTACGACGTCGCGCGGCGGGCCGGCGTCTCCCCGGCCACGGTCTCGCGCGTCTTCAACGGCACGAGCGTGTCGGAGGAGAAGGCGGCGGCGGTGCGGGCGGCGGCCGAGGAACTGCGCTTCACCCCGAACCGGACGGCGCGTACGCTGCGGACCCAGAGCTCCGAAGTCATCGCCCTGGTGATCCCGGACATCGAGAACCCGTACTTCACCGAGATGGCGCGCGGCGTGGAGGATGCGGCGTCCGAAGCGGGGTATTCCGTCGTGCTGTGCAACTCCGACGCCCAGGCCGAGAAGGAGGCGACGTACCTCCGGATCGCGATCGCCGAGAACATGTCGGGCGTCATCATCGCGACGGCGGACGAGCACTCGGATCTGGGGCCGGTGCGGGCGACGGGACGGCCGGTCGTCGCGGTGGACCGTCGCACGGACGCCGACATCGACGGTGTGGTCATGGCCAACCGGGAGGCGGGCGCCGCAGCGACGCAGAGCCTGCTCGACGCCGGGTATCGGCGCATCGCGTACATCGGTGGCCCCGCGCACATCGACACCGCGGCGGAGCGTGCGGAGGGCTGGCGGGAAGCGCTCTCGGCGATGGATTCCGATCATGACCTCTCCTCGCTCCAGCGCTTCGCCACGTTCCGCGTCGACGGCGGGCGCGCGGCCATGGAGGAGCTCCTCGCGCTGCCGGAGCCGCCGGACGCGGTGGTCGCCGGGAACAACCTCATCGGTGTCGGCGCGATCCAGGTCCTCACGGAGCACGGACTCACCCCGCCGCAGCTCGGCGTCGCGGTGATCGGGTCGCTGCCCTTCACGACGCTGTCGCCGTCCGCCGTCACCGTCGTGAGGCTCCCCGCGCGCCTCATGGGTGTGACGGCGGCGCGGATGCTGCTGGATCGTATCAAGGGCGACGAGCAACCGGCCCGGACGATCGTCCTCTCCGGCGAGGTGCAGCGCGCGGCCGCGCGCGCCTGA
- a CDS encoding DUF1640 domain-containing protein, giving the protein MPLNDPQVWTLIGIFVTTMLGGMTLMTTQFGRVLRAEIGGLRGEMTGEIGTLRTEMTTEISGLRTDMTTEIGTLRTEMTTEIGTLRTEMTTETTRLRSEIGTLRTDMTTEIGTLRTDTTTETAGLRTDMTNEVSGLHGALAALHAVMMREVGGLRAAMGALHGAMIGLRGEMIGLRGEMTARLDGLDHRLDRLEVKVDDLDKEMTNLAARFWRSQ; this is encoded by the coding sequence ATGCCCTTGAATGACCCACAGGTATGGACGCTGATCGGCATCTTCGTGACGACGATGCTCGGCGGCATGACCCTCATGACGACGCAGTTCGGCCGCGTGCTCCGTGCGGAGATCGGCGGGCTGCGTGGGGAGATGACCGGCGAGATCGGCACCCTCCGCACCGAGATGACCACCGAGATCTCCGGCCTCCGCACCGACATGACCACCGAGATCGGCACCCTCCGCACCGAGATGACCACCGAGATCGGCACCCTTCGCACCGAGATGACCACCGAGACCACACGACTACGCAGTGAGATCGGCACCCTCCGCACCGACATGACCACCGAGATCGGCACCCTCCGCACCGACACGACAACCGAGACCGCGGGCCTCCGCACCGACATGACGAACGAGGTCAGCGGACTCCACGGGGCGTTGGCGGCGCTGCACGCAGTGATGATGCGCGAGGTCGGCGGGCTGCGCGCGGCGATGGGTGCGCTGCACGGGGCGATGATCGGGCTGCGTGGCGAGATGATCGGCCTCCGTGGCGAGATGACCGCGCGGCTCGACGGCCTCGATCACCGCCTCGATCGATTGGAGGTGAAGGTCGACGATCTCGACAAGGAGATGACGAACCTCGCGGCGCGATTCTGGCGCTCGCAGTAG